The following nucleotide sequence is from Pseudarthrobacter psychrotolerans.
CGGCCTCAGGCACGAAGCACCTCCCCGCCCCGCACAACGCCAAAGGATCCCAACACCATGGCTCTTATCACCGCGGACCGTGAACGGTTCCCCAACACCCCCTGGCAGCTTGTGGAAACACACCACCAGCCGGGCAGCGCTGGCACGCTGGAAACGCTCTTTGCCCTGGGCAACGGGCATCTGGGTATTCGTGGCGCCCACTGGGCGGCCGCGGACGCCGACCTGCCGGGCAGCTTCATCAACGGCCTGCACGAGATCTGGGACATCAAGCATGCGGAGAACGCGTTTGGCTTCGCCCGGACCGGACAGCGGATCATCTACATCCCGGATGCGAACAACTTCACGGTGATCGTCGACGGCGAGAGCCTCACCCTCGCCGAATCGGCCGTCCTGGACTACCGCCGCTCCGTTGACTTCGCCACCGGCATCTACGAATGCCGCATCACCTGGCTGTGCCGGTCCGGCGCCACGGTGACCACCACCGAACGCCGCGCCGTGGGCTTCGCCTCGCGCGGCAGCCTGGGTATCTCGCTGGAAGTAGCATCGGACCGCGAGGTCTCCGCCGACGTGACATCGTCCGTCATCAACCGCCAGGACCAGCCTGTGGAGGACCACTCGGCGCACGACCCGCGCCGGGCAGGCCGCCACGCAGGCCGGGTCCTGTTGCCGGTAAGGACCGACGGCGGCGACGGCTCGCTCCGTCTCTCCTGGGAAGCGGCGGAATCCGGGCAGCGCGTGGGCATCGCCGTGGACCACTGGACCTCGGCGGGCCACCAGCCTTTCGAGACCGTGGCAGGCGAAGATGACAGCAGCGTCCGCTACGTCCTGGCAGTCGGTGCCCAGGAGCCGTTCCGGCTGGAAAAGAGCGTCAGCTATGCGGCCGGCCGCGGCGTCCAGGACTCGGAACGGGACGCGGCGGAGGCCGCCGAAGCCGGGCTCCGGTCTGTGGAGGACATCTTCACCGAGAGCCGCGAGCATTACCGCGCGTACTGGGCCACCTCGGACATCGTGGTGGGCAGCCAGTCCGAGCTCCAGCAGGCCATCCGTTGGAACCTGTTCCAGCTGGCCCAGGCCACCGCGCGGGCGGACATCGCCGGCATCCCCGCGAAGGGCGTCACCGGCTCAGGCTATGAGGGGCACTACTTCTGGGACCAGGAGGTCTACCTCCTGCCCTACCTCACCTACACCAACCCCGACGGCGCCCGCCAGGTCCTGGAGTTCCGGCACGACATGTTGCCGGCCGCCAAGATCCGGGCCAAGGAGCTCAGCGTGGACGGCGCACTGTTCCCCTGGCGCACCATCAACGGCCTTGAAGCCAGCGCCTATTACGCCGCCGGCACCGCGCAGTTCCACATCGCGGCCGCCATTGCCTTCGCCACCAACCGCTACCTGTGGGCCAGCGGCGACGAAACCTTCCGC
It contains:
- a CDS encoding glycoside hydrolase family 65 protein, translating into MALITADRERFPNTPWQLVETHHQPGSAGTLETLFALGNGHLGIRGAHWAAADADLPGSFINGLHEIWDIKHAENAFGFARTGQRIIYIPDANNFTVIVDGESLTLAESAVLDYRRSVDFATGIYECRITWLCRSGATVTTTERRAVGFASRGSLGISLEVASDREVSADVTSSVINRQDQPVEDHSAHDPRRAGRHAGRVLLPVRTDGGDGSLRLSWEAAESGQRVGIAVDHWTSAGHQPFETVAGEDDSSVRYVLAVGAQEPFRLEKSVSYAAGRGVQDSERDAAEAAEAGLRSVEDIFTESREHYRAYWATSDIVVGSQSELQQAIRWNLFQLAQATARADIAGIPAKGVTGSGYEGHYFWDQEVYLLPYLTYTNPDGARQVLEFRHDMLPAAKIRAKELSVDGALFPWRTINGLEASAYYAAGTAQFHIAAAIAFATNRYLWASGDETFREGMGAELLIETARMWSSLGFFGKDGQFHIHGVTGPDEYTAVVNDNLYTNVMARFNLRAAAALDHTGIDDAERELWEQAAARMQLPFDDDLQVYSQDNDFMTLESWDWTTPRSKYPLLLHFHPLVIYRHQVLKQADTVLAMFLQWQDFSADEKRRAFDFYDPITTGDSTLSACVQGIMAAEVGHPEAALEHFTNAVFIDLDDTHGNTIDGVHIASAGGVWSSLVSGFAGLRDQGHLPFFDPRLPAEWEVLSFHLKIQGRLLLVELDAGALTLSVRSGGPLDVDVRGQVLSIGAEPVRIALEPVVCPERTVFPSGPQTASLPIVR